A genomic window from Desulfovibrio legallii includes:
- the hypD gene encoding hydrogenase formation protein HypD, with translation MQLENAFQDPQLCRALLQRLTRALEGRTLRFMEVCGTHTVAIFQSGLRSLLPASVTHLSGPGCPVCVTHDAEVAAFLDLAGRDGVILATFGDLLRVPGPGGQSLKHAQAQGARVEIVYSPLDALTIAAAHPESTVVFLGIGFETTAPTVAATLLTARQHKIRNFCVLSLHKLVPPALRTLLDDSQCGIEAFLLPGHVSTILGLEPYAFLARDYHVPGVVGGFQPADILLALCLMAEQRRDGAAAVVNAYPRAVDNAGNPRARALLEQVFEPTDALWRGIGRIPQSGLRLRPEYADLDAAARLDVTLPEVPPLPGCRCGDVLRGRMAPPDCPLFGKKCTPATPVGPCMVSTEGSCAAYYKYSER, from the coding sequence ATGCAACTGGAAAACGCCTTTCAGGATCCGCAGCTCTGCCGCGCCCTGCTCCAACGCCTGACGCGGGCTCTGGAAGGGCGCACCCTGCGATTTATGGAGGTCTGCGGCACGCACACCGTAGCCATTTTTCAAAGCGGTCTGCGTTCCCTGCTGCCCGCCTCGGTCACCCACCTTTCCGGGCCAGGCTGTCCCGTCTGCGTTACCCACGATGCGGAGGTGGCCGCCTTTCTGGACCTGGCCGGGCGGGACGGCGTCATCCTGGCCACGTTCGGGGATCTGCTGCGCGTGCCGGGCCCGGGCGGACAAAGCCTCAAACACGCCCAGGCCCAGGGCGCGCGGGTGGAAATCGTCTATTCCCCACTGGACGCCCTGACCATTGCCGCGGCGCACCCGGAAAGCACGGTGGTTTTTCTCGGCATAGGCTTTGAAACCACGGCCCCCACGGTGGCGGCCACCCTGCTCACGGCGCGCCAGCACAAGATCCGGAATTTTTGCGTGCTCTCCCTGCACAAGCTGGTGCCCCCCGCCCTGCGCACCCTGCTGGACGACAGCCAGTGCGGCATTGAGGCCTTTCTGCTGCCCGGGCACGTCTCCACCATCCTGGGGCTGGAGCCCTACGCCTTTCTGGCGCGGGACTACCATGTGCCCGGCGTGGTGGGCGGTTTTCAGCCGGCGGACATTCTGCTGGCCCTCTGCCTCATGGCCGAGCAGCGGCGGGACGGCGCGGCGGCCGTGGTCAACGCCTATCCCCGCGCCGTGGACAATGCGGGCAACCCCCGCGCCCGCGCCCTGCTGGAGCAGGTGTTTGAACCCACGGACGCCCTGTGGCGGGGCATCGGCCGCATCCCCCAAAGCGGGCTCAGGCTGCGGCCGGAATACGCGGATCTGGACGCTGCGGCCCGCCTGGACGTGACCCTGCCGGAGGTGCCCCCCCTGCCGGGCTGCCGCTGCGGCGACGTGCTGCGCGGTCGCATGGCCCCGCCGGACTGCCCCCTCTTCGGCAAAAAGTGCACGCCCGCCACGCCGGTGGGGCCGTGCATGGTTTCTACCGAGGGCAGTTGCGCCGCCTACTACAAATATTCGGAGCGATGA
- a CDS encoding class I SAM-dependent rRNA methyltransferase, which yields MRKLWLKKHEDRRLRAGHLWVFGNEVDGSKSPLPGFEPGEAATLCDARGAPLGSVYVNPASLICARLYSRRPETELDAGLLRTRLAAALALRQRLYNAPWYRLCHGEGDFLPGLVLDRFGGHLTAQVTTAGMERRREALESCLHELFAPTSILWDNDLPARALEGLAREPSPWGDVPETLEVPENGCRFRAPCATGQKTGWFYDQRRNRRELARYAKGADVLDIFSYVGGFGVTCAAAGAASVTFVDAAREALDYALANAAANAPGCPAEALCGNAFQILRELCEAGRRFDCISLDPPAFIKRRKDLPQGLAAYRQVNALAVALLKPGGVLASSSCSHHLEAQTLRDCLTQAAAKSKLHTRLLFAGGQGPDHPVQAAMPETAYLKCCIAQVGP from the coding sequence ATGCGCAAACTCTGGCTAAAAAAACATGAGGATCGCCGCCTGCGGGCCGGGCACCTCTGGGTCTTCGGCAACGAAGTGGACGGGAGCAAAAGCCCCTTGCCCGGCTTTGAACCCGGCGAAGCGGCCACCCTCTGCGACGCCCGCGGCGCGCCCCTGGGCAGCGTCTATGTGAACCCCGCTTCGCTCATCTGCGCGCGCCTCTACAGCCGCCGCCCCGAAACAGAGCTGGACGCGGGGCTGCTGCGCACCCGTCTGGCGGCGGCCCTGGCCTTGCGCCAAAGGCTCTACAACGCGCCCTGGTACCGCCTCTGCCACGGCGAAGGCGACTTTTTGCCAGGCCTGGTGCTGGACCGCTTCGGCGGGCACCTCACCGCGCAGGTCACTACCGCCGGCATGGAACGCCGCAGAGAAGCCTTGGAATCCTGCCTGCACGAGCTCTTTGCGCCCACATCCATCCTCTGGGATAACGATTTGCCCGCGCGCGCCCTGGAAGGTCTTGCGCGCGAGCCCTCACCCTGGGGCGACGTGCCGGAGACCCTGGAGGTGCCGGAAAACGGCTGTCGCTTCCGCGCCCCCTGCGCCACAGGCCAGAAAACCGGCTGGTTTTACGACCAGCGCCGCAACCGGCGCGAACTGGCCCGTTACGCCAAGGGCGCGGACGTTCTGGATATTTTCAGTTATGTGGGCGGCTTTGGCGTCACCTGCGCCGCTGCGGGCGCGGCCTCGGTCACCTTTGTGGACGCCGCCCGCGAGGCCCTGGACTACGCCCTGGCCAATGCCGCGGCCAACGCGCCGGGCTGCCCCGCAGAGGCCCTGTGCGGCAACGCCTTTCAGATCCTGCGCGAGCTGTGTGAAGCGGGCCGCCGGTTCGACTGCATCAGTCTGGATCCGCCCGCCTTTATCAAGCGCCGCAAGGATCTGCCCCAGGGGCTCGCCGCCTACCGTCAGGTCAACGCCCTGGCCGTTGCCCTGCTCAAGCCCGGCGGCGTGCTGGCAAGTTCCTCCTGCTCGCACCATCTGGAAGCGCAAACCCTGCGCGACTGCTTGACGCAGGCCGCCGCCAAGAGCAAACTTCATACCCGGCTGCTTTTTGCGGGAGGTCAGGGACCGGATCATCCCGTGCAGGCCGCCATGCCGGAAACGGCGTACCTGAAATGCTGCATCGCCCAGGTGGGCCCATAA
- the nadA gene encoding quinolinate synthase NadA codes for MEDLKAPITALKERLGPSLCIMGHHYQNDAVVRHCDITGDSLELARRVPSVAARHIVFCGVYFMGESAALLAKPGQHVYLPSLDADCLMSRMTPAPLTRKVLEQLTATGRKVVPLAYVNTDLALKAVVGEYGGAVCTSANAAVMLRWALDQGDSVLFMPDRHLGENTATGLGIPPADRHVLRVGARGLVQPESQALDRRLLLWPGCCAIHARFEPQDVRDIRAAHPGCRVIAHPECREEVVALCDGAGSTSYLIKEAARVAKEAPGSTLVIATENNLVRRLAARHAGQCAIVPLGHAICGNMAKVTEKKLWDILRRIAEGDAAPLVVEQALCPPARLSLTRMLDVCGL; via the coding sequence ATGGAAGACCTGAAGGCCCCCATCACGGCGCTGAAAGAGCGCCTTGGCCCAAGCCTCTGCATTATGGGGCACCACTACCAGAACGATGCTGTGGTGCGCCACTGCGACATTACCGGCGATTCGCTGGAGCTGGCCCGCCGGGTGCCCTCGGTGGCGGCGCGGCACATCGTCTTCTGCGGCGTCTACTTCATGGGCGAATCAGCGGCCCTGCTGGCCAAGCCGGGCCAGCACGTCTACCTGCCCAGCCTGGACGCGGACTGCCTCATGTCCCGGATGACCCCCGCCCCTCTGACCCGCAAGGTGCTGGAGCAGCTTACCGCCACGGGCCGCAAGGTCGTGCCGCTGGCCTACGTCAATACCGACCTGGCCCTCAAGGCCGTGGTGGGCGAATACGGCGGGGCCGTGTGCACTTCAGCTAACGCCGCCGTCATGCTGCGCTGGGCCCTGGACCAGGGCGACAGCGTGCTGTTTATGCCGGACAGACACCTGGGCGAGAACACGGCCACCGGCCTGGGCATCCCCCCGGCGGACCGGCATGTGCTGCGCGTCGGCGCCAGGGGGCTGGTCCAGCCGGAAAGTCAGGCCCTGGACCGGCGGCTGCTGCTCTGGCCCGGCTGTTGCGCCATCCATGCGCGCTTTGAGCCGCAGGATGTAAGGGACATCCGCGCCGCCCATCCCGGCTGCCGGGTCATCGCCCACCCCGAATGCCGCGAAGAGGTCGTGGCCCTCTGCGACGGGGCCGGCTCCACCTCCTATCTCATCAAGGAAGCCGCCCGCGTGGCAAAAGAAGCCCCCGGCAGCACCCTGGTCATTGCCACGGAAAACAATCTGGTGCGTCGGCTGGCCGCCCGCCACGCCGGGCAATGCGCCATCGTTCCCCTTGGGCACGCCATCTGCGGCAACATGGCCAAGGTGACGGAAAAAAAACTTTGGGATATATTGAGGCGCATTGCGGAGGGCGACGCCGCCCCGCTGGTTGTGGAGCAGGCCTTGTGCCCCCCCGCCCGCCTCTCCCTAACCCGCATGCTCGACGTGTGCGGACTGTGA
- a CDS encoding LuxR C-terminal-related transcriptional regulator — protein sequence MPEMPGEVCRILLVDDHKLLMEGVRSLLAPYGHLRVVGMACSGGEAVALAAALTPNLVVLDLGLPGMNGVETGRAVLEVQPRVRIVVYTGLEDQRWLPELVDLGIMGHVRKSEPPGVLLRAIESVRRGEIFVTFPDPGGRMAALLRERHAADSAAGDAPADLRALSPREKQIFRLLADGKSVKAIAGELFISPKTVETHKYNLLTKLKAASVGDLVKIAIRHGLVKV from the coding sequence ATGCCGGAAATGCCGGGCGAAGTCTGCCGCATCCTGCTGGTGGATGACCATAAGCTGCTCATGGAGGGCGTGCGCAGCCTGCTGGCCCCCTATGGGCATCTGCGGGTGGTGGGCATGGCCTGCAGCGGCGGCGAAGCCGTGGCCCTGGCCGCTGCCCTGACGCCAAACCTGGTGGTGCTGGACCTGGGGCTGCCGGGCATGAACGGCGTGGAAACAGGCAGGGCCGTGCTGGAAGTGCAGCCCCGCGTCCGCATTGTGGTCTACACCGGCCTGGAGGACCAGCGCTGGCTGCCGGAGCTGGTGGACCTGGGCATCATGGGCCATGTGCGCAAGTCCGAACCGCCGGGCGTGCTGCTGCGGGCCATAGAAAGCGTGCGGCGGGGCGAGATTTTTGTCACCTTTCCCGATCCCGGCGGGCGCATGGCCGCCCTGCTGCGGGAGCGCCACGCCGCCGACAGCGCCGCCGGGGATGCGCCCGCCGACCTGCGCGCCCTTTCCCCGCGCGAAAAGCAGATCTTTCGCCTGCTGGCGGACGGCAAAAGCGTCAAGGCCATCGCAGGGGAGCTCTTCATCAGCCCCAAAACCGTGGAAACCCACAAGTACAATCTGCTCACCAAGCTCAAGGCCGCCTCCGTAGGCGACCTGGTCAAAATCGCCATCCGCCACGGCCTGGTCAAGGTCTGA
- the nadC gene encoding carboxylating nicotinate-nucleotide diphosphorylase — protein sequence MFTSWAAFFTPEGRLLLQKAIALALEEDGPELTARALFAPDARLRAVIRAKEDTLVVGLPVIGEVLRALGAPFRWRALAPEAGSVPAMTEVARITAPAEPLLKAERVILNFITHLSGIANLTARYVRELEGTGVRLLDTRKTTPGLRWPEKYAVQAGGGVNHRINLAQMLMLKDNHIDAAGSITAAVAALRARYRPCPPIEVECRTPEHVREALAAGVERVMMDNMEGATLSRSLALVPPQVEAEVSGGVRLENIRAIALTEPRRPDFISVGRLTHSAVAADFSMTLLPA from the coding sequence ATGTTCACGTCATGGGCCGCCTTCTTTACCCCGGAGGGGAGGTTGCTGCTGCAAAAGGCCATTGCCCTGGCCCTGGAAGAGGACGGCCCGGAGCTCACCGCCAGAGCGCTGTTTGCGCCCGACGCGCGCCTGCGCGCCGTCATCCGCGCCAAGGAGGACACCCTGGTGGTGGGCCTGCCCGTTATCGGCGAGGTGCTGCGCGCCCTTGGCGCGCCCTTCCGCTGGCGCGCCCTGGCTCCTGAAGCCGGGTCCGTGCCCGCCATGACTGAAGTGGCCCGCATCACAGCCCCGGCCGAACCCTTGCTCAAGGCCGAGCGCGTCATCCTCAACTTTATCACCCACCTTTCGGGCATTGCCAATCTTACGGCGCGCTATGTGCGGGAGCTGGAAGGCACAGGCGTGCGCCTGCTGGACACGCGCAAAACCACCCCCGGCCTGCGCTGGCCGGAAAAATACGCCGTCCAGGCGGGCGGCGGCGTCAACCACCGCATCAATCTGGCCCAGATGCTCATGCTCAAGGATAACCACATCGACGCGGCAGGTTCCATCACCGCGGCCGTGGCCGCCCTGCGCGCGCGCTACAGGCCGTGCCCGCCCATTGAAGTGGAATGCCGCACCCCGGAACATGTGCGCGAAGCCCTGGCCGCCGGGGTGGAGCGCGTTATGATGGATAATATGGAAGGAGCGACGCTTTCCCGGTCGCTGGCCCTGGTGCCGCCGCAGGTGGAGGCGGAAGTGAGCGGCGGCGTGCGCCTGGAAAACATCCGGGCCATAGCCCTGACTGAACCGCGCCGCCCGGACTTCATCTCCGTGGGGCGGCTCACCCACTCCGCCGTGGCCGCCGATTTCAGCATGACCCTGCTTCCGGCCTGA
- a CDS encoding pyridoxal-phosphate-dependent aminotransferase family protein, whose product MLNKVRLLTPGPTPLPEQVRLALAKDMIHHRKSEFMAIMGRVQEGLQTLFGTTGTVLPLTCSGTGAMTAAVYNLFAPGEKVLVVEGGKFGQRWREIAASRGLEVVTVSVPWGKAVEPQDVADALAADPTIAGVLVQHSETSTGVLHPVREIAAVTRQSPALLVVDGISAVGLNPCPMDQWGIDCLVTGSQKGLMLPPGLALLALSPRGWEKAAATPAGCFYFNLLKEKAKVAQGQTLFTPAVNLLVGLEESLALLLENGLEALYVKQWALTMMARTGVSVMGLELFAKSHFSWGITSVLLPPGVDGGAVLRRAQEEFGVCMAGGQDQYKGRMVRIGHMGWVDWADVAAGLFALNRSLAETGGFSGARDYLEQALAAYRAALKVAPGTPLPPVCR is encoded by the coding sequence ATGTTGAACAAAGTTCGCCTGCTCACCCCCGGCCCCACGCCCCTGCCCGAACAGGTTCGCCTTGCTCTGGCCAAGGACATGATCCACCATCGCAAAAGCGAATTTATGGCGATCATGGGACGTGTGCAGGAAGGCTTGCAGACCCTTTTCGGCACCACGGGAACAGTGCTGCCCCTGACCTGCTCCGGCACGGGCGCCATGACCGCCGCCGTGTACAACCTCTTTGCCCCCGGCGAAAAAGTGCTGGTGGTGGAAGGGGGCAAATTCGGTCAGCGCTGGCGCGAAATCGCCGCCTCTCGCGGGCTGGAAGTCGTCACGGTAAGCGTGCCCTGGGGCAAGGCCGTGGAGCCGCAGGACGTGGCCGACGCCCTGGCCGCGGATCCGACCATCGCCGGCGTGCTGGTGCAGCACTCCGAAACCTCCACCGGCGTGCTCCACCCTGTGCGCGAAATCGCCGCCGTCACCCGGCAGAGCCCCGCCCTGCTTGTGGTGGACGGCATCTCGGCCGTGGGCCTCAATCCCTGCCCCATGGACCAGTGGGGCATCGACTGCCTGGTGACGGGCTCGCAAAAAGGGCTTATGCTGCCGCCCGGCCTGGCTTTGCTGGCCCTCTCCCCCCGTGGGTGGGAAAAAGCCGCCGCCACGCCGGCCGGCTGTTTCTATTTCAACCTGCTGAAGGAAAAAGCCAAGGTGGCGCAGGGCCAGACGCTGTTCACCCCTGCCGTCAACCTGCTGGTAGGCCTGGAGGAAAGCCTGGCCCTGCTGCTGGAAAACGGCCTGGAGGCCCTGTACGTCAAGCAGTGGGCCCTGACCATGATGGCCCGCACGGGCGTCAGCGTCATGGGGCTGGAGCTTTTTGCCAAAAGCCATTTTTCCTGGGGAATCACCAGCGTGCTGCTGCCTCCGGGCGTGGACGGCGGGGCCGTGCTGCGCCGCGCGCAGGAGGAATTCGGCGTCTGCATGGCCGGCGGGCAGGACCAGTACAAAGGCCGCATGGTGCGCATCGGCCATATGGGCTGGGTGGATTGGGCCGATGTGGCGGCCGGGCTTTTTGCCCTCAACCGCAGCCTAGCGGAGACCGGCGGCTTCAGCGGCGCGCGCGACTATCTGGAGCAGGCCCTGGCGGCCTACCGCGCGGCCCTCAAGGTCGCACCGGGCACGCCCCTGCCGCCCGTGTGCCGCTAA
- the nadB gene encoding L-aspartate oxidase codes for MSTPTRRHVPVLIIGSGIAGCTAALTLADAGHDVLLINAGDELADGNSELAQGGIIYHAAPSAESPDDARVLEKDILVAGHHYNYRKAVRYLCRQGPLCVESMLMERAGVEFDRNPDGSFNLTREGGHAAPRILHRADYSGKAIMDGLTAQVRKHPRITRLHRRAAIDLLTSHHQARSSQYRYEVANRCLGAYVLNEESGEPETILADWTVLATGGVGQIFLHSTNAPGCVGTGVSMAFRAGVALANLEFMQFHPTALYEERSNRRSLITEAMRGEGARLLDQKGRAFMGDYDSRGDLAPRDVVAQAMMEEMLHSGAPCLFLDVSRVRQDLPTRFPTVFENCRRAGIDIRKEPIPVVPAAHYFCGGVLTDVRGRTSMRGLYAVGECACTGLHGANRLASTSLLEALVWGMSCGQDLAHRLRTESGLPPTLAKAIPAWQHEGNERHDDPALVAQDWTNIRNTMWNYVGISRTEARLRRAFEDMRDLVRHIHDFYKRTHISRRLVDLFHGSQTAYVITQAAMRNRTSLGCHHRVD; via the coding sequence ATGAGCACACCCACCCGTCGGCATGTGCCCGTGCTGATCATTGGCTCCGGCATTGCCGGCTGCACCGCGGCGCTCACCCTGGCCGACGCCGGTCACGACGTCCTGCTGATCAACGCCGGCGACGAGCTCGCCGACGGCAATTCCGAGCTGGCCCAGGGGGGCATCATTTACCACGCCGCCCCCTCGGCTGAATCCCCCGACGACGCCCGCGTCCTGGAAAAAGACATTCTGGTGGCCGGGCACCACTACAACTACCGCAAGGCCGTGCGCTATCTCTGCCGCCAGGGCCCCCTCTGCGTGGAAAGCATGCTTATGGAACGCGCCGGCGTGGAGTTTGACCGCAACCCCGACGGCAGCTTCAACCTCACGCGGGAGGGCGGGCACGCCGCCCCGCGCATCCTGCACCGGGCCGATTACTCCGGCAAGGCCATCATGGACGGCCTCACCGCCCAGGTGCGCAAACACCCGCGCATCACCCGCCTGCACCGCCGCGCGGCCATCGACCTTCTGACCAGCCACCATCAGGCCCGAAGCTCGCAGTACCGCTACGAGGTGGCCAACCGCTGCCTGGGCGCGTATGTCCTCAATGAGGAAAGCGGCGAACCGGAAACCATCCTGGCCGACTGGACCGTGCTGGCCACCGGCGGCGTGGGCCAGATTTTTCTGCACTCCACCAACGCGCCAGGCTGCGTGGGCACGGGCGTTTCCATGGCCTTCCGCGCCGGGGTTGCCCTGGCCAATCTGGAGTTCATGCAGTTCCACCCCACGGCCCTGTATGAGGAGCGCTCCAACCGCCGTTCCCTCATCACAGAGGCCATGCGCGGCGAGGGCGCGCGCCTGCTGGACCAGAAGGGCCGCGCCTTCATGGGCGACTATGACTCCAGGGGCGACCTGGCCCCGCGCGACGTGGTGGCCCAGGCCATGATGGAAGAAATGCTCCACAGCGGCGCGCCCTGCCTGTTCCTGGACGTAAGCCGCGTCCGGCAGGACCTGCCCACGCGCTTCCCCACGGTGTTTGAAAACTGCCGTCGGGCCGGCATCGACATCCGCAAGGAACCCATCCCCGTGGTGCCCGCCGCCCACTATTTTTGCGGCGGCGTGCTTACGGACGTCCGCGGCCGCACCTCCATGCGCGGGCTCTACGCCGTCGGCGAATGCGCCTGCACAGGCCTGCACGGGGCCAACCGCCTGGCCAGCACCTCGCTGCTGGAGGCCCTGGTCTGGGGCATGAGCTGCGGCCAGGACCTGGCCCACCGGCTCCGCACCGAGAGCGGCCTGCCCCCCACCCTGGCCAAAGCCATCCCCGCCTGGCAGCACGAAGGCAACGAGCGCCACGATGACCCGGCCCTGGTAGCCCAGGACTGGACCAACATCCGCAACACCATGTGGAACTATGTGGGCATCTCGCGCACTGAGGCCCGCCTGCGCCGCGCCTTTGAAGACATGCGCGACCTGGTGCGCCATATCCACGATTTCTATAAGCGCACCCATATCTCGCGCCGCCTGGTGGACCTCTTTCACGGCTCGCAGACGGCCTACGTCATCACCCAGGCCGCCATGCGCAACCGCACGAGCCTGGGCTGCCACCACAGGGTGGACTGA
- the argC gene encoding N-acetyl-gamma-glutamyl-phosphate reductase gives MKTISVGLVGITGYAGMELARLLAGHPQMRLTMACSRAEAGQRLGAYYPFLERLPGADVVISSFDPQEAASRCQVVFLAVPAGTAMDMAEALLRAGVKVVDLSADFRLRDAATYAAWYKREHICADLLHKAVYGLPELYGADIARTSLVANPGCYPTAVILGLYAAVKNGLIQSDDIVVDAKSGATGAGRKAAVPTLFAEVSDNFRAYGLPTHRHTPEIEQEISILAGKEVRLSFNTHLLPTNRGILATIYTKLQDPHLDLDAVRAVYAETWSRSPWVRVLPKGALPETRYVRGSMFCDLGLVVDPRTGRLIILSAIDNLCRGASGQALANANLMCGLPVDAGLENLAPLP, from the coding sequence ATGAAAACGATTTCCGTGGGGTTGGTGGGCATTACCGGCTATGCGGGCATGGAACTGGCGCGGCTGCTGGCGGGGCACCCCCAGATGCGGCTGACCATGGCCTGCTCCCGGGCCGAGGCCGGTCAGCGGCTGGGCGCATATTACCCCTTTCTGGAGCGTCTGCCCGGCGCGGATGTGGTCATCAGCTCCTTTGACCCGCAGGAGGCGGCCAGCCGCTGTCAGGTGGTCTTTCTGGCCGTGCCCGCGGGCACGGCCATGGATATGGCCGAAGCCCTGCTGCGCGCCGGGGTCAAGGTCGTGGATCTTTCCGCCGATTTCCGCCTGCGCGACGCCGCCACCTACGCCGCCTGGTACAAGCGCGAACACATCTGCGCAGACCTTCTGCACAAGGCGGTCTACGGCCTGCCTGAGCTCTACGGCGCGGACATTGCCCGCACCAGCCTGGTGGCCAACCCCGGCTGCTATCCCACTGCCGTTATCCTGGGACTCTATGCCGCCGTCAAAAACGGGCTGATCCAGAGCGATGACATCGTGGTGGACGCCAAATCCGGGGCCACGGGCGCGGGACGCAAGGCCGCCGTGCCCACGCTGTTCGCAGAGGTTTCCGACAATTTCCGCGCCTACGGCCTGCCCACCCACCGCCATACGCCGGAAATTGAACAGGAAATCTCCATCCTGGCCGGGAAGGAGGTGCGCCTGTCCTTCAATACCCACCTGCTGCCCACCAACCGGGGCATCCTCGCCACCATCTACACCAAGCTCCAGGATCCGCATCTGGATCTGGACGCGGTGCGCGCTGTCTATGCCGAAACCTGGAGCCGCAGCCCCTGGGTGCGCGTGCTGCCCAAGGGCGCGCTGCCGGAAACGCGCTATGTGCGCGGCAGCATGTTCTGCGATCTGGGCCTGGTGGTGGATCCCCGCACAGGGCGGCTGATCATTCTTTCGGCCATTGACAACCTCTGCCGCGGCGCTTCGGGCCAGGCCCTGGCCAACGCCAACCTCATGTGCGGCCTGCCTGTGGACGCGGGGCTCGAAAACCTGGCCCCCCTGCCGTAA
- a CDS encoding DUF1844 domain-containing protein, which translates to MTEKPCGCSAGPMPEVTFSTFIVSLASSALVQLGEVPNPETGRTETDLPLARHSIDVLEMLRRKTEKCLDEQESKLLDSLLYELRMKFVIRCGPDCKGQ; encoded by the coding sequence ATGACGGAAAAACCCTGTGGCTGTTCTGCCGGTCCCATGCCTGAAGTAACTTTTTCCACCTTTATTGTTTCACTGGCTTCTTCGGCCCTGGTGCAGCTCGGCGAGGTGCCCAACCCTGAAACGGGACGTACGGAAACCGACCTGCCCCTGGCCCGCCACAGCATTGACGTGCTGGAAATGCTGCGCCGCAAGACCGAGAAGTGCCTGGACGAACAGGAAAGCAAGCTGCTGGACAGTCTCCTTTATGAGCTGCGCATGAAGTTCGTCATCCGCTGCGGGCCGGACTGCAAAGGCCAATAG
- the mgtE gene encoding magnesium transporter, which translates to MADLERENTRIDAAAYTDAEFVHPADMADHLENLSLEKQVSTLRRMSKEDAAEALAELDENVAVDVLENLDDDVAAQIIAEMSPDDAADVLDELDADRRDALLGRLTRESSEELRSLLNFDPDSAGGVMNTELILLEESFTADEAIAHIRSEMADKESPYYAYVADAQHVLVGVLSLRDLMLARPGTIVGDAVAGQSVVSVTYDTDKREVASLLSHYNFMAMPVVDNEGHIMGVVTYDDIMDIMHEEASADMLGMVGADPEESVDTPWKESVRKRLPWLFVNMLNSALSASVVYMFEGTIAQMAVLAVLMPMVANQAGNTGQQALAVMIRQLATDRFDQKKAWMAVLREGKIGIVTGLVMAVTACFGAWWFTGQPRVGGVMGGALMCDMLLGAVAGGSIPLIFRALGRDPAQASSIFLTTITDGAGFFIFLGLATLFIL; encoded by the coding sequence GTGGCCGACCTGGAGCGCGAGAACACCCGCATTGACGCCGCCGCCTATACGGATGCGGAGTTTGTCCACCCGGCCGACATGGCCGACCATCTGGAAAATCTGAGCCTGGAAAAGCAGGTCAGCACCCTGCGGCGCATGTCCAAGGAGGACGCCGCCGAGGCCCTGGCCGAGCTGGACGAAAACGTAGCCGTGGACGTGCTGGAGAATCTGGACGACGACGTGGCCGCCCAGATCATCGCCGAAATGTCCCCGGACGACGCCGCCGACGTGCTGGACGAGCTGGACGCCGACCGGCGCGACGCTCTGCTGGGCCGCCTGACCCGCGAGAGCTCCGAAGAGCTGCGCAGTCTGCTCAACTTTGATCCGGATTCGGCCGGCGGCGTCATGAATACCGAGCTCATCCTGCTGGAGGAGAGCTTTACGGCGGACGAGGCCATTGCCCACATCCGCAGCGAAATGGCCGATAAGGAAAGCCCCTACTACGCCTATGTGGCGGACGCCCAGCATGTGCTGGTAGGCGTGCTTTCTCTGCGCGACCTCATGCTGGCGCGGCCGGGCACCATTGTGGGCGACGCCGTGGCCGGGCAGAGCGTGGTGAGCGTCACCTACGACACGGACAAGCGCGAAGTGGCGAGCCTGCTTTCGCACTACAATTTTATGGCCATGCCCGTGGTGGACAACGAAGGCCACATCATGGGCGTGGTGACCTACGACGACATCATGGACATCATGCACGAGGAAGCCAGCGCGGACATGCTGGGCATGGTGGGCGCAGACCCGGAAGAAAGCGTGGATACCCCCTGGAAGGAGAGCGTGCGCAAGCGCCTGCCCTGGCTGTTTGTGAACATGCTCAATTCCGCCCTTTCCGCTTCCGTGGTCTATATGTTTGAGGGCACCATCGCGCAGATGGCCGTGCTGGCCGTGCTGATGCCCATGGTGGCCAATCAGGCGGGCAATACGGGCCAGCAGGCCCTGGCCGTCATGATCCGCCAGCTGGCCACGGACCGTTTTGACCAGAAAAAAGCCTGGATGGCCGTGCTGCGCGAGGGCAAGATCGGCATTGTCACCGGGCTGGTCATGGCCGTTACGGCCTGTTTCGGGGCCTGGTGGTTCACCGGGCAGCCGCGCGTGGGGGGCGTCATGGGCGGCGCGCTCATGTGCGACATGCTGCTGGGCGCGGTGGCTGGCGGCTCCATTCCCCTGATCTTCCGCGCCCTGGGGCGCGACCCGGCCCAGGCCTCCAGCATTTTTCTCACCACCATTACTGATGGGGCGGGCTTTTTTATTTTTCTGGGTTTGGCCACACTGTTCATCCTTTAA